From the Pirellulales bacterium genome, the window GTCGTAAACGTCGGCCAGCTTGCACAACTGCACGGCCAGCGGGGCCGCGGCCAGCGCGTCGAGATAGTCACGCTCGCGCGTCTCTTCCGGTAGGCGTTTGTCTTTCGTGAGCGCCGCCACGTAGTCGGCCACGCGCGTGCCGAACTTCTCGCTCAGATCGTCGTGGTCGGTGCGCGTGTCTTCGATCGTGTCGTGCAGCACGGCCGCCATCAGCGCTTCGGCATCGGTTACGCCAAAGAGTTGCGAGGCCACCGTCATGACCCTCA encodes:
- a CDS encoding HD domain-containing protein; translation: MNVQLLSAISFAARAHEGQYRKDGETPYIAHPLRVMTVASQLFGVTDAEALMAAVLHDTIEDTRTDHDDLSEKFGTRVADYVAALTKDKRLPEETRERDYLDALAAAPLAVQLCKLADVYDNLLDSFGMGQQQRRKKIEKAREAVERFGPNFPDEWKHVLDLVNAAVKQVEAEL